From the genome of Acidobacteriota bacterium, one region includes:
- a CDS encoding FhaA domain-containing protein, giving the protein MRAWIENLRKWIDGEEDLDEQGEPKPRSKWDDFLVAVAREIEASMQREMFTPPGGPTYVPREYIVFMSPADDGEWQGEKREGLERGLHHVLSERAKELAGDNDFQTRTLTVELRVDPGLEAGRFRVQHVWDTEAQKTMVKPRKRAAPAPAELVTVTEKVDDEATIVRARKPAESAEPAVASFSVRVNRKVPGAEAALPDVRPFFKDEITIGRGSRHVAVDLRLEGDLEVSRQHATLSKQGDEYAVTCKGANPIVINDGREISAGESATVKPGDRIAVCSYELTIQT; this is encoded by the coding sequence ATGCGAGCTTGGATAGAGAACCTCAGGAAATGGATCGACGGCGAGGAAGACCTCGACGAGCAAGGAGAGCCGAAGCCGAGGTCCAAATGGGACGACTTTCTGGTCGCTGTGGCGCGCGAGATAGAAGCTTCCATGCAGCGCGAGATGTTTACCCCGCCGGGCGGACCGACTTATGTGCCCCGCGAATACATTGTCTTCATGAGCCCGGCGGACGATGGGGAGTGGCAGGGCGAAAAGCGCGAAGGTCTCGAACGCGGGCTTCATCACGTGCTCTCCGAACGCGCAAAAGAGCTTGCCGGCGACAACGATTTTCAAACTCGCACGTTGACCGTTGAGCTTCGCGTCGATCCGGGATTGGAAGCGGGCCGCTTCCGCGTGCAGCACGTCTGGGACACCGAAGCACAGAAGACGATGGTGAAGCCACGCAAGCGAGCTGCGCCCGCGCCTGCGGAGTTGGTCACGGTGACTGAGAAGGTCGACGATGAGGCTACCATCGTGCGCGCCCGCAAACCTGCTGAGTCTGCCGAACCTGCCGTTGCGAGCTTCTCAGTACGGGTCAACCGCAAAGTGCCGGGCGCCGAAGCTGCTCTGCCCGATGTGCGGCCGTTCTTCAAAGACGAGATAACCATCGGGCGAGGCTCGCGGCATGTCGCTGTCGATCTGAGATTGGAAGGCGACCTCGAAGTGAGCCGCCAGCACGCGACGTTATCGAAGCAGGGCGACGAGTACGCCGTCACTTGCAAAGGAGCCAATCCGATCGTGATTAACGATGGCCGTGAAATATCCGCTGGCGAGAGCGCGACTGTAAAGCCAGGAGATAGGATCGCGGTCTGCAGCTACGAGTTGACCATCCAGACTTAA
- a CDS encoding tetratricopeptide repeat protein, with translation MTLRLTRATMTMMFWLVLVCEAQTQGQPEAVSPRGAKFYSQPDEKGVVAEAEKKLAADPKNIELLIALGRAQSTVWRYRDAIATYTRGLELDPNNAMLYRHRGHRYITTRQFDKAVADMERAARLNDKNYDIWYHLGLAYYLKGKFDKAAAAYERCRAVVDKDDSLIAVSDWLYMSYRRQKKDADAAKVLDRITADLKVEENRSYFDRLLFYKGLKKEAELINDKMTDLEIATVGYGLANWHLYNGDKAKAKELFQKITSGKYWPAFGFIAAETDLTRMP, from the coding sequence ATGACCCTTCGATTAACGCGTGCAACAATGACGATGATGTTTTGGCTTGTGCTTGTGTGCGAGGCCCAGACGCAGGGCCAACCCGAAGCTGTTTCGCCCCGAGGCGCGAAATTCTATTCGCAGCCTGATGAGAAAGGTGTAGTGGCCGAAGCCGAGAAGAAGCTCGCGGCTGATCCAAAGAACATCGAGTTGTTGATTGCTCTCGGCCGCGCGCAATCTACCGTATGGCGCTATCGTGATGCGATAGCCACGTACACGCGAGGACTCGAGTTGGATCCGAATAACGCGATGCTATACCGCCACCGCGGGCACCGCTACATCACCACTCGGCAGTTCGATAAGGCTGTCGCCGATATGGAGCGAGCCGCCCGCCTCAACGATAAGAACTATGACATCTGGTATCACCTGGGGCTCGCTTACTATCTGAAAGGCAAATTCGACAAGGCGGCGGCGGCTTACGAAAGGTGCCGGGCGGTGGTCGATAAAGACGATTCGCTGATCGCCGTTTCCGATTGGCTCTACATGAGCTATCGCCGGCAAAAGAAAGACGCAGACGCCGCGAAGGTGCTCGATCGCATCACGGCCGATCTCAAGGTCGAAGAGAACAGGTCCTACTTTGACCGGCTGTTGTTCTACAAGGGGCTGAAGAAGGAAGCCGAGCTGATCAACGACAAGATGACCGATCTGGAGATTGCGACTGTCGGGTACGGCCTCGCCAACTGGCATCTTTACAACGGCGACAAGGCTAAGGCGAAAGAGCTATTTCAAAAGATCACCTCGGGCAAGTACTGGCCCGCCTTCGGATTCATCGCTGCTGAGACGGACCTGACGCGGATGCCTTAG